From the Maioricimonas rarisocia genome, one window contains:
- a CDS encoding phosphoribosylanthranilate isomerase, which translates to MWVKICGITDRATAEAVVELGANAIGLNFYAPSPRSVSLEIAREICHHVGSKVDVVGLFVNHPLEFVRETVSYCGLTTVQLHGNESPEYVARLAETGPLDIIRVYRVGQDGLAEARSDLQQFEQLGVQLRACLVDARVEGAWGGTGECAPWNLLRDQWSRDEWPPLVLAGGLHPENVAEAVRTVRPWGVDVASGVESAPGVKDLEDVRRFVENARGGS; encoded by the coding sequence GTGTGGGTCAAAATCTGCGGAATCACTGACCGGGCCACGGCCGAGGCGGTCGTCGAACTTGGCGCAAATGCCATTGGGCTCAACTTCTACGCCCCTTCCCCCCGATCGGTCTCGCTGGAGATCGCCCGCGAGATCTGCCACCACGTCGGGTCGAAAGTCGACGTCGTGGGGCTGTTCGTCAACCACCCGCTCGAATTCGTCCGCGAAACGGTCTCGTACTGCGGCCTCACAACTGTCCAGCTTCACGGAAACGAGTCGCCCGAGTACGTCGCCCGGCTTGCAGAAACGGGCCCGCTCGACATCATTCGGGTCTACCGTGTCGGACAGGACGGCCTTGCCGAAGCCCGCAGCGATTTGCAGCAGTTTGAACAGCTCGGTGTCCAGCTGCGGGCCTGCCTGGTCGACGCTCGTGTCGAGGGAGCCTGGGGAGGAACCGGCGAGTGCGCCCCATGGAATCTGCTGCGGGATCAATGGTCCCGTGACGAGTGGCCGCCACTGGTGCTCGCAGGCGGCCTGCACCCCGAAAATGTCGCCGAGGCAGTCCGGACGGTTCGTCCCTGGGGCGTCGACGTGGCCAGCGGTGTGGAGTCGGCCCCCGGCGTCAAGGATCTCGAGGATGTCCGGCGGTTCGTCGAGAACGCGCGCGGCGGTTCTTGA
- a CDS encoding mitochondrial fission ELM1 family protein, translating to MSLPNRVQTVRRAADGIPSTTTTVWYLTDGRPGHRTQVDGLLQALARLTPLRSREIPITDRWGWLPEAIRGQFPQAPDGGRPDLIVACGHKTHLPGLWLRRRVGGRLIVLMRPTIPPQMFDLCILPDFHRIPRSRRVISTRGVINPMCPVQEAEILPQSGLILLGGPSRHHRWSHPDILQQVRKLIARDPDRTWTLSTSRRTPTALIEELSELAPQDLVIRAVSETPPGWLREELPRHETVFVTEDSLSMLYEALTAGARVGLIHVPARRHGRHTRCIATLVREGWVSPLEMWEQTGRLPDPPGRLAEAERCAEIIRDRFLRAA from the coding sequence ATGTCACTTCCCAACCGCGTTCAAACGGTCCGTCGTGCCGCGGACGGGATCCCGTCCACCACGACCACCGTCTGGTATCTCACCGATGGCCGCCCGGGCCATCGGACGCAGGTGGACGGACTGCTGCAGGCACTCGCACGGTTAACACCTTTGCGGTCGCGGGAGATCCCGATCACAGATCGATGGGGGTGGCTTCCGGAAGCAATCCGCGGTCAGTTTCCGCAAGCGCCCGACGGCGGCCGGCCCGATCTGATCGTCGCCTGCGGTCACAAGACTCATCTGCCCGGCCTGTGGCTGCGACGTCGTGTCGGTGGCCGCCTCATCGTGCTGATGCGGCCGACGATTCCTCCGCAAATGTTCGACCTGTGCATCCTGCCGGATTTCCACCGGATTCCGCGGTCGCGTCGCGTCATCTCGACCCGCGGCGTGATCAACCCGATGTGTCCGGTTCAGGAAGCTGAGATTCTGCCGCAGAGCGGGCTGATTCTTCTCGGCGGCCCCTCCAGGCATCACAGGTGGTCTCATCCGGACATCCTGCAGCAGGTCCGCAAGCTGATCGCCCGAGATCCGGACCGGACGTGGACGCTGTCGACCTCGCGGCGAACTCCGACAGCACTCATTGAGGAACTGTCGGAACTCGCGCCTCAGGACCTGGTCATCCGCGCCGTCTCGGAAACTCCCCCGGGATGGCTTCGGGAGGAACTCCCGCGCCACGAGACCGTCTTCGTGACCGAGGACAGTCTCTCAATGTTGTACGAAGCGCTGACCGCAGGGGCCCGCGTGGGACTGATTCACGTCCCGGCTCGCCGTCACGGGCGACATACCCGCTGCATTGCGACACTGGTTCGAGAGGGATGGGTCAGCCCGCTGGAGATGTGGGAGCAGACCGGCCGGCTTCCCGATCCGCCGGGACGACTGGCCGAAGCGGAGCGCTGCGCGGAGATCATCCGCGACCGCTTTCTGCGCGCTGCCTGA
- a CDS encoding ABC transporter ATP-binding protein produces MESFKRLIPCLWPHRRRLTFSIVFGLLVAFLWGANISAVYPAVMMLVQGKDLHQYVTEEVEQTHESIRKREEVLELIDERLADLEAAGHGEDSSEYMRLLGDRVKNQRKLHSTTRTLWQLTWLQNYLMPWIPRDRFDAFALILFGVLAATAIKGLFIFVQDVLVGGVVQLVVRDVRKGALDRVLALDYQTVSADGTGSLMSRFTYDVEQLSVGLTLLGGRLVREPLKCLSCLIFALFVNWRLTLLSLLFLPLLGLALGRYGRLLKRASRRMMESMSRIYKVLEETFEGLKVVIAFGNEQHHRKQFDREYDTFFAKAMKVVYIDAVAKPSIEVLGLLAIFVSMLPGAYLVLRGQTDIWGVRLASDTMDPEHLALLYGLLVGMLDPCRKLSNSFSRLKRSSAAIDRIFSMMEREPLVREVKEPRHLKPHTKTIEFDDVTFAYPTRELDRSRGPALRGVNLTVEAGEVVALVGQNGCGKSTLVNLLPRLYDPQGGEIRIDGIPVHDANLRDLRSQIGIVTQETILFDDSIYENILYGKPTATRTDVEEAARRAYVMPIVETVPHGFETRVGEKGKELSGGQRQRIAMARAILRDPSILILDEATSAADAESAKLIYEALKSFVPGRTAFIITHSMTPALLDLVTRVVVMDQGQVVASGTHESLLQSCPTYARLYHTPSLGKAA; encoded by the coding sequence GTGGAGAGCTTCAAGCGACTCATCCCCTGCCTATGGCCGCATCGGCGGCGGCTCACCTTCTCGATCGTCTTCGGACTGCTGGTCGCGTTTCTCTGGGGAGCAAACATCTCGGCGGTCTATCCGGCGGTGATGATGCTGGTCCAGGGGAAGGACCTCCACCAGTACGTCACCGAAGAAGTCGAGCAGACGCACGAGTCGATCCGCAAGCGGGAAGAAGTCCTCGAACTGATCGACGAGCGACTTGCCGACCTCGAAGCCGCCGGACACGGAGAAGACAGCAGCGAATACATGCGGCTGCTGGGAGACCGCGTCAAGAACCAGCGCAAGCTGCATTCCACGACGCGCACGCTCTGGCAGCTCACCTGGCTGCAGAACTACCTGATGCCCTGGATCCCCCGGGATCGCTTCGATGCGTTTGCCCTGATTCTGTTCGGTGTGCTGGCCGCGACGGCCATCAAAGGCCTGTTCATTTTCGTGCAGGACGTCCTCGTCGGTGGAGTCGTCCAGCTCGTCGTCCGGGACGTTCGCAAAGGAGCCCTGGATCGGGTTCTGGCCCTCGACTATCAGACCGTCTCGGCAGACGGCACCGGCTCGCTGATGTCGCGCTTTACGTACGACGTCGAGCAGCTTTCGGTCGGCTTGACGCTGCTCGGAGGACGGCTCGTCCGCGAGCCCCTCAAGTGCCTCTCCTGCCTGATCTTCGCCCTCTTCGTCAACTGGCGGCTGACGCTACTTTCGCTGCTGTTCCTGCCTCTGCTCGGCCTGGCACTCGGCCGCTACGGGCGGCTGCTCAAGCGGGCCAGCCGGCGGATGATGGAAAGCATGTCCCGCATCTACAAGGTGCTCGAAGAGACCTTCGAAGGCCTCAAGGTCGTGATCGCCTTCGGCAACGAGCAGCACCACCGCAAACAGTTCGACCGCGAGTACGACACGTTCTTCGCCAAGGCGATGAAGGTCGTCTACATCGACGCCGTCGCCAAGCCGAGCATCGAGGTGCTCGGCCTGCTCGCCATCTTCGTCTCGATGCTCCCCGGGGCCTACCTGGTCCTGCGGGGACAGACCGACATCTGGGGCGTGCGCCTGGCCTCAGACACCATGGACCCCGAACACCTGGCCCTGCTGTACGGCCTGCTGGTCGGCATGCTCGACCCCTGCCGCAAACTGTCCAACTCGTTTTCGCGTCTGAAGCGATCCTCGGCGGCAATTGACCGCATCTTCTCCATGATGGAGCGCGAGCCGCTGGTCCGCGAGGTGAAAGAGCCTCGCCATCTCAAACCGCACACCAAGACGATCGAATTCGACGACGTCACGTTCGCCTATCCCACCCGCGAGCTCGACCGGTCCCGCGGACCGGCCCTCCGGGGAGTCAACCTGACCGTCGAGGCTGGCGAAGTCGTCGCCCTGGTCGGCCAGAACGGATGCGGCAAGTCGACGCTGGTCAATCTGCTCCCCCGGCTGTACGACCCGCAGGGAGGAGAAATCCGCATCGACGGCATTCCGGTTCACGATGCGAATCTCCGTGACCTTCGCTCGCAGATCGGCATCGTCACGCAGGAAACGATCCTCTTCGACGATTCGATCTATGAAAACATCCTGTACGGAAAACCGACGGCCACGCGTACCGACGTCGAGGAAGCGGCCCGCCGGGCGTACGTCATGCCGATCGTCGAAACCGTTCCGCACGGCTTCGAGACCCGGGTGGGCGAGAAGGGGAAGGAACTCTCCGGAGGCCAGCGACAGCGGATCGCCATGGCCCGGGCCATCCTTCGCGATCCCTCGATCCTGATTCTCGACGAAGCCACATCCGCCGCCGATGCCGAGAGTGCCAAGCTCATCTACGAAGCGCTCAAATCGTTCGTCCCCGGCCGGACCGCCTTCATCATCACCCACAGCATGACGCCCGCCCTGCTCGACCTGGTCACCCGCGTCGTCGTCATGGATCAGGGACAGGTCGTGGCAAGCGGCACCCACGAATCGCTGCTGCAGTCCTGCCCGACCTACGCCCGGCTGTACCACACACCGTCGCTTGGCAAGGCGGCGTGA
- a CDS encoding aspartate carbamoyltransferase catalytic subunit has protein sequence MSTADTPRPARWTRRHLLGLQELSPVELTQILDQAAEFKRLAAAGEQKLDSLAGSTVANLFFEPSTRTRTSFSLAAKRLSADTVDFTASGSSLSKGESFIDTALTIEAMGVSQMVVRHSSAGAPQLLARHVKCSVLNAGDGTHEHPTQALLDLFTIRENRGAIEGLTVALVGDILHSRVARSNIWGLKKLGARVIVCGPATLIPPQITELGVEIRHNLDEALEEADCLNLLRVQFERQRGAFFPSISEYAHLFGMNGDRLRRARKDVLILAPGPINRGVEITPDVADGPSSVILNQVTNGLVIRMACLYLLHRAQLEAPAGDATGKDLS, from the coding sequence ATGTCCACCGCCGACACGCCACGGCCCGCTCGCTGGACGCGGCGACACCTGCTCGGGCTGCAGGAACTTTCGCCGGTCGAGTTGACGCAGATTCTCGACCAGGCCGCCGAATTCAAACGACTGGCGGCTGCGGGCGAGCAGAAACTCGATTCGCTCGCCGGCTCCACGGTCGCCAACCTGTTTTTCGAGCCCTCCACCCGCACCCGCACCAGCTTCAGCCTCGCCGCCAAGCGGCTCAGTGCCGACACCGTCGATTTCACAGCATCCGGCAGCAGCCTCTCAAAAGGGGAGTCGTTCATCGACACCGCCCTGACGATCGAGGCGATGGGCGTCTCGCAGATGGTCGTGCGGCACAGCTCGGCCGGGGCGCCGCAACTGCTCGCCCGTCACGTCAAATGCAGTGTCCTCAATGCCGGTGATGGAACGCACGAACATCCGACCCAGGCGCTGCTGGACCTGTTCACGATTCGGGAGAACCGGGGGGCGATTGAGGGACTGACCGTGGCGCTGGTGGGGGACATCCTTCACAGCCGCGTCGCCCGCTCGAACATCTGGGGGCTCAAGAAGCTGGGGGCCCGTGTGATCGTCTGCGGCCCGGCCACCCTGATTCCGCCCCAGATCACCGAACTGGGTGTCGAGATCCGCCACAATCTCGACGAAGCTCTCGAAGAGGCGGACTGCCTGAACCTGCTGCGAGTGCAGTTTGAGCGCCAGCGGGGAGCGTTCTTCCCATCGATCAGCGAGTACGCCCACCTGTTCGGCATGAACGGCGACCGGCTGCGACGCGCCCGCAAGGACGTGCTGATTCTTGCTCCCGGTCCGATCAACCGGGGTGTCGAAATCACACCCGACGTCGCCGACGGTCCGAGTTCGGTCATTCTCAACCAGGTCACCAACGGCCTGGTCATCCGCATGGCCTGTCTGTACCTGCTGCACCGGGCCCAGCTCGAGGCCCCGGCCGGAGATGCGACCGGAAAGGACCTCTCATGA
- a CDS encoding dihydroorotase yields the protein MTTLLIRGGRIVDPATDTDAVGDLFIRDGRIADLPTGEVTADRTIDASGMIVCPGLIDAHVALREPGFDEDETIRSGTAAALAGGFTTIGCLPDTNPPVDNRASAEFVTLQAERAGNCHVVPLGAVTKKLAGEELAEIGQLIDGGAAAFSDGKRPIANSEVMRRALQYTRMFGKAILHHPQVPELAHGGVMHEGHYSMLLGLRGIPAAAEEIMVRRDIALAEDTGGHVHLMAVSSRSSIDEIRQARERGVNVTADVTPHHLALTDESLQTYDSHYKVDPPLRPRDHVMALIDALKDDTIKLISSDHQPYASEKKVCELDLAPSGICGLETLLPLCIGTLIRSGHLSWPQFISKVTVGPAKLLGLAERGTLAVGSIADVTIVDPDVEWTINAQAFQSMSRNTPFDGRTVHGRAQYTIVGGDVRYECRENVGADAR from the coding sequence ATGACGACGCTGCTAATTCGCGGGGGCCGCATCGTCGATCCCGCCACCGACACCGATGCGGTCGGCGACCTGTTCATCCGGGATGGCCGGATCGCCGACCTTCCCACCGGCGAGGTCACGGCGGATCGGACGATCGATGCGTCCGGGATGATCGTCTGTCCGGGGCTGATTGATGCTCACGTCGCCTTGCGGGAACCCGGCTTCGACGAAGACGAGACGATCCGGAGTGGAACGGCGGCCGCTCTGGCCGGCGGATTCACAACGATCGGATGCCTGCCGGATACGAACCCGCCGGTCGACAACCGGGCTTCTGCCGAGTTTGTGACGCTGCAGGCCGAACGGGCCGGCAACTGCCATGTCGTGCCCCTCGGTGCAGTCACCAAGAAGCTCGCCGGCGAAGAACTGGCCGAGATTGGTCAACTGATCGACGGCGGTGCGGCCGCTTTCAGCGATGGCAAGCGACCGATTGCGAACTCCGAAGTAATGCGGCGGGCGCTGCAGTACACGCGGATGTTCGGCAAGGCGATTCTGCATCATCCCCAGGTGCCCGAGCTGGCCCACGGGGGCGTGATGCACGAAGGGCACTACTCGATGCTGCTCGGCCTGCGGGGAATTCCCGCGGCTGCCGAGGAGATTATGGTTCGCCGCGACATTGCCCTGGCCGAGGATACCGGCGGCCACGTGCATCTGATGGCAGTGTCGTCCCGCAGCAGCATCGACGAGATCCGGCAGGCGCGGGAGCGGGGTGTGAACGTGACGGCCGACGTCACTCCGCATCATCTGGCGTTGACCGACGAGTCGCTGCAGACGTACGACTCCCATTACAAGGTGGATCCGCCACTTCGCCCGCGCGATCACGTGATGGCTCTGATCGATGCCCTGAAGGACGACACGATCAAACTGATCTCCTCGGACCATCAGCCGTACGCGTCGGAGAAGAAGGTCTGCGAACTGGACCTGGCTCCAAGCGGCATCTGCGGGCTCGAAACGCTGCTGCCGCTCTGCATCGGGACGCTGATCCGCTCGGGACATCTCTCCTGGCCACAGTTTATCTCGAAAGTGACGGTCGGCCCGGCGAAGCTGCTCGGGCTTGCAGAACGGGGGACGCTGGCGGTCGGCAGCATTGCGGATGTGACGATCGTCGACCCCGACGTGGAATGGACGATCAATGCTCAGGCGTTTCAGTCGATGAGCCGCAATACGCCGTTCGACGGACGCACCGTTCACGGTCGGGCACAGTACACGATCGTCGGAGGCGATGTCCGGTACGAATGTCGGGAGAACGTCGGCGCAGACGCTCGCTGA
- a CDS encoding sialate O-acetylesterase translates to MTFGSRLSRQFRGATAVRVLAVAAIWMLTASRAHATDYHVYYLGGQSNMDGYGRVNELPDELAGPVDDVWIFHGNTSPDGTPVDGKGTWAPLRPGHGVGFESDGTENDYSDRFGVELTFARRMKQLHPDRRIAIIKYSRGGTSIHEAAAGQFGCWEPDFNSGSGAGAGVNQYDHFLATLRHAFAARDIDGDGSGDRLIPAGIVWMQGESDAAYSEEIASAYEANLKRLMDLVRAALRADDLPVVIGRISDSGQDDDGQVWDHGDVVRDAQAAFVEQDVRAAIVTSTDDYNYSDKWHYDSAGYIDLGRRFAEALDAVN, encoded by the coding sequence ATGACATTCGGTTCGAGGTTGAGTCGGCAATTCCGGGGAGCCACGGCAGTCCGTGTCCTCGCCGTCGCTGCAATCTGGATGCTGACGGCCAGCCGCGCACACGCGACCGACTATCACGTCTACTACCTCGGCGGTCAGTCCAACATGGACGGGTACGGCCGCGTCAATGAACTGCCGGACGAGCTGGCCGGGCCGGTGGATGATGTGTGGATTTTTCACGGCAACACCTCGCCGGACGGCACGCCGGTCGACGGCAAGGGGACCTGGGCGCCGCTGAGGCCGGGCCACGGCGTGGGATTCGAGTCGGACGGGACTGAGAACGACTACTCGGACCGTTTCGGCGTCGAACTGACGTTTGCCCGCCGCATGAAGCAGCTTCATCCCGATCGCCGCATTGCCATCATCAAGTACTCCCGCGGGGGAACCTCGATCCACGAGGCAGCCGCCGGGCAGTTCGGGTGCTGGGAGCCGGACTTCAACTCCGGTTCCGGGGCAGGGGCCGGCGTGAATCAGTACGATCACTTTCTGGCGACGTTGCGGCACGCCTTTGCCGCTCGCGACATCGACGGCGACGGCAGCGGCGACCGACTGATTCCGGCCGGCATCGTCTGGATGCAGGGGGAGAGTGACGCCGCCTACAGCGAAGAGATTGCCTCGGCGTACGAGGCGAACCTCAAGCGGCTGATGGATCTGGTCCGGGCGGCGCTGCGGGCCGACGACCTGCCCGTGGTCATTGGACGCATTTCCGATTCGGGCCAGGACGATGACGGCCAGGTCTGGGATCATGGCGATGTCGTGCGGGACGCCCAGGCAGCGTTTGTCGAGCAGGATGTTCGTGCGGCGATTGTGACGAGCACCGATGACTACAACTACTCCGACAAGTGGCACTACGATTCGGCCGGGTACATCGACCTGGGACGCCGGTTCGCCGAAGCGCTGGATGCCGTCAATTAG
- a CDS encoding glycoside hydrolase family 15 protein has product MTEWNTDDLAAQVTGDVTADDIQRLTELLEERGTFRYPALSTGLFSAALGMTGDLAQTGYQNVWVRDNVHVAWGQLLTGRMGVAQRVSAAIMQFYVRHRGRIADVIEGRTDVDDPMNRPHVRFDGMTLSELEERWPHAQNDAIGYFLWLYSGQVERGFLQPEPEEWATLCDLVHYLKTIEYWQDEDSGHWEEARRISASSIGTATAGLIAVRRLLDHPESQRRLGVTPRPVDEALLDSLINQGRETLASILPAECIQEDPTKRRAHDAALLFLIYPLGVVDGDAADKVLADVLTHLQGDYGIRRYLGDSYWCADYKALTAADDRSADFSDRMDERDKLLKPGEEAQWCLFDPIVSIIYGREYLRTGDESARERQRLYLQRSLAQLTDGSGPFEALRCPEAYYIENGQYVPNDHTPLLWAQSNLHQALHWMRETLTAAEGSEQ; this is encoded by the coding sequence ATGACTGAATGGAACACCGACGACCTTGCCGCACAGGTGACCGGGGATGTCACCGCCGATGATATCCAGCGGCTGACCGAGCTGCTCGAGGAGCGGGGAACGTTTCGGTATCCCGCGCTCTCGACCGGTCTGTTTTCGGCTGCGCTCGGCATGACGGGCGACCTCGCCCAGACCGGCTACCAGAACGTGTGGGTTCGCGACAACGTGCACGTGGCCTGGGGCCAGTTGCTCACCGGGCGGATGGGAGTGGCCCAGCGGGTATCGGCGGCCATCATGCAGTTCTACGTCCGCCATCGGGGGCGCATCGCCGACGTCATCGAAGGACGAACGGATGTCGACGATCCGATGAATCGCCCGCATGTGCGGTTCGACGGCATGACGTTGAGTGAACTGGAGGAGCGCTGGCCGCACGCCCAGAACGACGCGATCGGCTACTTTCTGTGGCTGTATTCGGGCCAGGTCGAGCGGGGTTTCCTGCAGCCCGAACCGGAAGAGTGGGCCACGCTCTGCGATCTGGTTCATTACCTGAAGACGATCGAGTACTGGCAGGACGAGGACAGCGGCCACTGGGAGGAGGCCCGCCGGATCTCTGCCTCGAGCATCGGCACGGCGACCGCCGGTCTGATTGCCGTCCGCCGGCTGCTCGATCACCCCGAATCGCAGCGGCGCCTGGGTGTGACACCCAGGCCGGTCGACGAGGCTCTGCTCGACAGCCTGATCAATCAGGGGCGCGAGACGCTGGCGTCGATTCTGCCGGCTGAGTGCATTCAGGAAGACCCGACGAAACGTCGTGCCCACGATGCCGCGCTGCTGTTCCTGATTTATCCGCTCGGCGTGGTCGACGGCGACGCGGCCGACAAGGTTCTCGCAGACGTGCTGACACACCTGCAGGGAGACTACGGCATCCGTCGGTACCTCGGTGACTCGTACTGGTGTGCCGACTACAAGGCGCTGACGGCCGCCGACGATCGCAGTGCCGACTTCAGCGATCGGATGGACGAGCGGGACAAGCTGCTCAAGCCGGGTGAAGAAGCCCAGTGGTGCCTGTTCGATCCGATCGTCTCGATCATTTACGGCCGGGAGTACCTGCGAACCGGTGATGAATCCGCCCGCGAACGGCAGCGGCTCTACCTGCAGCGATCGCTGGCGCAGCTGACCGACGGGAGTGGCCCGTTCGAAGCACTGCGGTGCCCCGAGGCGTACTACATCGAGAACGGTCAGTACGTGCCGAACGACCACACGCCCCTGCTGTGGGCCCAGTCGAACCTGCATCAGGCGCTGCACTGGATGCGTGAAACGCTCACGGCGGCAGAGGGATCGGAGCAGTAG
- a CDS encoding mechanosensitive ion channel family protein: protein MPTYFRGLKLRLLIAAVVGIAFCMLPAGLRSQESSSPGPLEPSDTSSPAASLNSLIAACNELHAQINDRSFSIEKVGELLPAKNRILDCLDLSELRNELHDSAGIEAAMFLKEVLDRIELPADSEIPGTTVPEETDGESPLRWQVPRTRIAISRMQSERFHNVYLFTPGTVRRAAQEYRMIKGLPYRTGGRPVSPGLYETYLAITKQEPAQSADTSSPRGTLTLFLQTCNELHDAIRNVRHFDRDQPELHRLGERIVSCLDSSQLPEYAREYFDAEAAVCLKEVLDRVPLPPAEQIPGIESVEVRDGSETLLRWQVPFTSIVIARVQEGPRRGEYLFSAETVARAPEFYQKMVSQPYRTTDPAVSDGLYEWWLSSPGNPTVAAVVDWLPAWFQQRRLGMAIWQGLGLLLITPVSLILMWYAFRASSLSVEQTQAQSLWRSWASLGFIVVAICVPIIFKHVLWEYLTVRGTALYIANFCADVVLLLAVMGLIVVGSSRVAESVISLPHIAPTGLDANLIRIICRVLGITAAIVVFLEGGRYLGFPLTTLIASAGIGGLAIALSAQGLIKGLFGTVTILLDKPFRVGERIVVKGHDGFVEEIGLRSTKIRALTNHVISIPNDQIADAEIENVGRRRCIRRMARLYIPLDTPRAKVEAALKCIRTVLANHQGMDAALPPRVHFTDFTPNAFEIRFMYWYTPPDHWDFLAFSEEVNLQIFRAFEERGIQFSLPFRHSYWKDDNEQGPLEISLEDSFPRSDA from the coding sequence GTGCCGACTTACTTTCGCGGTTTGAAACTGCGGCTTCTGATCGCCGCGGTGGTGGGGATTGCTTTCTGCATGCTCCCTGCCGGGTTGCGATCCCAGGAATCGAGCAGCCCGGGTCCTCTCGAGCCGTCAGACACTTCCAGCCCCGCGGCGTCGCTCAACAGTCTGATTGCTGCATGCAATGAACTGCACGCGCAGATCAACGACCGCAGTTTTTCAATCGAGAAGGTTGGCGAACTCCTGCCTGCGAAGAATCGGATTCTCGACTGCCTTGATCTGAGTGAGCTTCGCAACGAGCTGCACGACAGTGCCGGGATCGAAGCTGCAATGTTTCTGAAGGAAGTACTCGATCGAATCGAGTTGCCGGCCGATTCCGAAATTCCCGGCACGACGGTCCCGGAAGAAACAGATGGTGAATCACCCCTACGGTGGCAGGTTCCACGTACGCGGATTGCGATTTCCCGCATGCAGTCGGAACGATTCCACAATGTGTATCTGTTCACGCCCGGCACAGTACGCCGAGCAGCCCAGGAATACCGGATGATCAAGGGGCTTCCGTATCGGACGGGGGGCCGCCCCGTCTCGCCTGGTCTGTACGAAACCTATCTTGCGATCACGAAGCAGGAACCGGCGCAATCCGCCGATACATCCAGTCCGCGGGGAACTCTGACTTTGTTCCTGCAGACGTGTAACGAACTACACGATGCCATCCGAAACGTGCGGCACTTCGACCGCGACCAACCCGAGCTTCATCGTCTGGGAGAGCGAATCGTTTCGTGCCTCGATTCAAGCCAGTTGCCTGAGTATGCACGCGAATACTTCGACGCCGAGGCGGCCGTCTGTCTCAAGGAGGTACTTGACCGCGTCCCGCTTCCGCCTGCCGAGCAGATTCCCGGCATCGAATCGGTGGAGGTCCGGGATGGCAGCGAAACCTTGCTGAGGTGGCAGGTCCCTTTCACCTCGATCGTCATTGCACGGGTCCAGGAGGGGCCGCGGCGCGGAGAGTACCTGTTCTCCGCCGAAACGGTGGCGCGTGCGCCGGAGTTCTACCAGAAGATGGTTTCGCAGCCATACCGAACGACCGATCCGGCCGTCTCGGATGGGCTCTACGAGTGGTGGCTGTCATCACCGGGGAACCCGACCGTGGCCGCGGTGGTGGATTGGCTGCCAGCGTGGTTTCAGCAGCGTCGGCTTGGCATGGCGATCTGGCAGGGGCTGGGCCTGCTGCTCATCACTCCCGTCTCTCTGATCCTGATGTGGTACGCATTCCGGGCCTCGAGTCTTTCCGTCGAGCAAACGCAGGCGCAGAGTTTGTGGCGATCCTGGGCAAGCCTCGGGTTCATTGTCGTGGCGATCTGTGTACCGATCATCTTCAAGCATGTTCTGTGGGAGTATCTGACGGTGCGCGGCACGGCGCTCTATATTGCCAATTTCTGCGCCGATGTCGTTCTATTGCTGGCAGTCATGGGGTTGATCGTGGTGGGCAGCAGCCGTGTGGCCGAATCGGTCATTTCGCTGCCGCATATCGCTCCCACGGGCCTGGACGCCAACCTGATTCGCATCATCTGTCGGGTGCTGGGCATTACCGCGGCGATCGTTGTGTTTCTCGAGGGAGGGCGGTATCTCGGTTTCCCGCTCACGACACTGATTGCCAGTGCGGGCATCGGAGGACTGGCGATCGCGCTTTCGGCCCAGGGCCTGATCAAGGGGCTCTTCGGCACGGTCACGATTCTGCTCGACAAGCCGTTCCGGGTGGGTGAGCGGATCGTCGTGAAGGGGCACGACGGGTTCGTCGAGGAGATCGGTTTGCGATCCACCAAGATTCGTGCGCTGACCAATCACGTTATTTCGATCCCGAACGACCAGATCGCCGACGCAGAAATCGAGAACGTCGGCAGACGGCGATGCATCCGGCGGATGGCGAGACTGTACATCCCGCTCGACACGCCGCGCGCAAAAGTCGAAGCAGCCCTCAAGTGCATCCGCACCGTCCTCGCCAACCACCAGGGGATGGACGCCGCCCTTCCGCCGCGAGTCCATTTCACGGATTTTACACCGAACGCATTCGAAATCCGGTTCATGTACTGGTACACGCCGCCGGACCACTGGGACTTTCTGGCGTTCAGCGAAGAGGTCAATCTTCAGATCTTCCGCGCTTTCGAGGAACGCGGCATCCAGTTTTCTCTGCCTTTTCGTCACTCCTACTGGAAAGACGACAACGAGCAGGGGCCGCTCGAGATTTCGCTCGAAGACAGCTTTCCGCGTTCCGATGCTTGA